One genomic segment of Profundibacter amoris includes these proteins:
- a CDS encoding putative manganese transporter: MTTQTAKLGLPSRSPYALLLRLNPLKNMRTVIVLTLVILALWPGELGQVTRSMMHDAFVGVSVFVAATLMLVYGSEKLFNVNLGDFLRRQTRLQIPIATLLGMSPGCAGAIIVTSAYSSGNVTLGALVAALTGTMGDAAFLLIATKPMAAAVVMPLSLVAGIITGMIVDRFHKKQIPGRACTTCAIGPSIPHIRHRDIMFGLVALPGLGLGLLDAFQVTPSPLMATIGTIIALTGMALILLIWLVSPVLAISNPEDPALTRMTEETSFITIWVLSAYLGYAYLDAFSGLDLAALFSTVAIAMPLIGVLIGFIPGCGPQILVTTLYINGVVPFSALIANAIANDGDALFPAIALNPKAALLATIYTSFPALVLGYAFYFFAPGFLN; encoded by the coding sequence ATGACCACCCAGACCGCAAAACTTGGCCTTCCCTCGCGCAGCCCCTATGCGCTGCTGTTGCGGCTGAATCCCCTGAAAAACATGCGCACCGTGATTGTTCTGACATTGGTCATTCTGGCGCTTTGGCCCGGCGAACTGGGGCAGGTCACACGCAGCATGATGCATGATGCCTTTGTCGGTGTGTCGGTGTTTGTCGCGGCTACGCTGATGCTGGTCTACGGCAGCGAGAAACTATTCAACGTCAATCTGGGCGATTTCCTGCGCCGCCAGACCCGCCTGCAAATCCCGATCGCCACATTGCTGGGCATGTCACCCGGCTGTGCGGGGGCGATTATTGTCACCTCGGCCTATTCATCGGGCAATGTGACGCTGGGCGCGCTGGTGGCGGCCCTGACGGGCACCATGGGCGATGCCGCCTTCCTGCTGATCGCCACCAAACCGATGGCTGCCGCTGTGGTGATGCCGTTATCTTTGGTGGCCGGCATTATAACCGGCATGATCGTGGACCGCTTTCACAAGAAACAGATCCCCGGACGCGCCTGTACCACCTGCGCCATAGGCCCCAGCATCCCGCACATCCGCCATCGTGATATCATGTTCGGCCTTGTTGCCCTGCCCGGTCTGGGTCTGGGCCTGCTGGATGCGTTTCAGGTCACCCCCTCGCCATTGATGGCCACCATCGGCACCATCATCGCGCTGACGGGTATGGCGCTGATCCTGCTGATCTGGCTGGTGTCCCCCGTACTGGCCATTTCCAATCCCGAAGACCCCGCCCTAACCCGCATGACCGAGGAAACGTCCTTTATCACCATCTGGGTGCTATCCGCCTATCTGGGTTATGCCTATCTGGATGCGTTTTCGGGCCTTGACCTTGCCGCCCTGTTTTCAACCGTTGCCATCGCCATGCCGCTGATTGGTGTGCTGATCGGCTTTATCCCCGGATGCGGGCCGCAAATTCTGGTGACCACACTGTATATCAACGGCGTGGTGCCGTTTTCCGCCCTGATCGCCAATGCCATCGCCAATGACGGCGACGCCCTGTTCCCTGCCATCGCGCTGAACCCCAAGGCCGCACTGCTGGCCACGATCTATACATCCTTCCCCGCGCTGGTACTGGGGTACGCCTTCTATTTCTTCGCCCCCGGTTTTTTGAACTGA
- a CDS encoding quinone-dependent dihydroorotate dehydrogenase produces MKLIERLGIAALHRLDPEQAHALSLKALNSGLIPLPGVYTSPRLRTTVAGLKLPNPVGLAAGFDKNAVALAPLSRAGFGLIEVGAATPRPQPGNPKPRLFRLSEDKAVINRFGFNNDGMQAIGRRLVQYTGDAVIGLNLGANKDSDDRAADFARVLGYCGGDIDFATVNVSSPNTERLRDLQGKDALSALLNGVLKVRDGLPRPIPVFLKIAPDLTEQELADVADVARKTGIDAIIATNTTLSRDGLTSRHRDETGGLSGEPLFEKSTRVLAQLSELTDGKIPLIGVGGIGSAEQAYQKIRAGASAVQLYSAMVYQGLSLVDEITRGLDDLLARDKFYKVSDAVGTGRKDWL; encoded by the coding sequence ATGAAGCTGATCGAGCGCCTTGGTATTGCGGCCCTGCACCGGCTGGATCCGGAACAGGCGCACGCCCTGTCGCTCAAGGCGCTGAACAGCGGGTTGATACCTCTGCCCGGTGTATATACCTCGCCCCGCCTGCGCACCACTGTCGCGGGGCTGAAACTGCCCAACCCTGTCGGCCTTGCCGCCGGTTTTGACAAAAACGCCGTGGCCCTTGCGCCGCTGTCCCGCGCCGGTTTCGGACTTATCGAGGTCGGCGCTGCCACCCCGCGCCCGCAACCGGGCAACCCCAAACCGCGCCTGTTCCGCCTGAGCGAAGACAAGGCGGTGATCAACCGCTTCGGCTTCAACAATGACGGGATGCAGGCGATCGGGCGCCGACTGGTGCAATATACCGGTGACGCGGTGATCGGTCTGAACCTTGGCGCGAACAAGGACAGTGACGACCGCGCTGCGGATTTTGCCAGGGTGCTGGGATACTGCGGCGGGGATATTGATTTTGCCACGGTGAATGTGTCGTCCCCCAACACCGAACGGCTGCGCGATCTGCAAGGCAAGGATGCCCTGAGCGCCCTGCTGAACGGCGTGCTGAAGGTACGCGACGGCCTGCCCCGCCCGATCCCCGTGTTCCTGAAAATCGCGCCCGATCTGACCGAGCAGGAACTGGCCGACGTGGCCGACGTGGCCCGCAAGACCGGCATTGATGCCATCATCGCCACCAACACCACCTTGTCGCGCGACGGGCTGACCAGCCGTCACCGCGATGAAACGGGTGGCCTGTCCGGTGAACCTTTGTTTGAAAAATCCACCCGCGTTCTGGCGCAGCTATCGGAACTGACCGATGGTAAAATCCCGCTGATCGGGGTCGGCGGCATCGGCTCGGCTGAACAGGCCTATCAGAAAATCCGCGCCGGCGCCTCGGCGGTGCAGCTTTATTCGGCGATGGTCTATCAGGGCCTGTCGCTGGTTGATGAAATCACCCGCGGCCTTGACGATCTGCTGGCGCGTGACAAATTCTACAAAGTCTCCGACGCGGTCGGAACCGGACGAAAGGACTGGCTATGA
- a CDS encoding DUF952 domain-containing protein, with translation MQIYKIFLGSEWAELDEKGETLGAPIDLADGFIHFSTAAQAGETAAKYFAGVDGLMLVAFEADDMGDAIKWEPSRGGDLFPHLYRPLKRAEVLWAKPLPFENGAHIFPAEMT, from the coding sequence ATGCAAATTTATAAAATCTTCCTTGGGTCCGAATGGGCCGAACTTGACGAAAAGGGCGAAACCCTTGGTGCGCCGATTGATCTGGCCGACGGGTTTATCCATTTTTCCACTGCCGCACAGGCCGGCGAAACGGCGGCGAAATATTTTGCCGGTGTGGACGGTCTGATGCTGGTCGCCTTCGAGGCCGACGATATGGGCGATGCGATCAAATGGGAACCCTCGCGCGGGGGCGATCTGTTTCCGCATCTCTACCGCCCTCTGAAACGCGCCGAAGTGCTCTGGGCCAAACCGCTGCCCTTTGAGAACGGGGCGCATATCTTTCCGGCAGAAATGACATGA
- the arsC gene encoding arsenate reductase (glutaredoxin) (This arsenate reductase requires both glutathione and glutaredoxin to convert arsenate to arsenite, after which the efflux transporter formed by ArsA and ArsB can extrude the arsenite from the cell, providing resistance.) — protein MTTIWHNPRCSKSRATLALIEEAGITPAIRRYLDDAPSESEIREVLALLNIPAEKLIRKGEALFKELGLKDADEDTLIKAMAEHPKLVERPVVIKDGKATLGRPPESVLDIL, from the coding sequence ATGACAACCATCTGGCACAACCCCCGTTGCAGCAAATCCCGCGCCACGCTGGCCCTGATCGAAGAGGCCGGCATCACTCCGGCCATCCGCCGCTATCTGGACGACGCCCCGTCTGAATCAGAAATCCGCGAAGTGCTGGCGCTGCTGAACATCCCCGCCGAAAAACTGATCCGCAAAGGTGAAGCGTTGTTCAAGGAACTGGGCCTGAAGGATGCCGACGAGGACACATTGATCAAAGCTATGGCCGAACACCCCAAACTGGTTGAACGTCCCGTGGTGATCAAAGACGGCAAAGCCACCCTTGGCCGCCCACCGGAATCCGTTCTGGATATTCTCTAG
- a CDS encoding PaaI family thioesterase, with product MPHFQALGMELGKIADGKAEISMAYDERFIGDPETGVISGGAVSALMDTTSGAAVMCHPTGTMGTATLDLRIDYMRPATPGQRITAHAECYHVTRTVAFVRATATDEDTSRPVATATGTFTIQREEGGKK from the coding sequence ATGCCGCATTTTCAGGCGCTTGGCATGGAGCTGGGCAAGATCGCTGATGGCAAGGCCGAAATCTCGATGGCCTATGACGAACGTTTTATCGGCGATCCGGAAACCGGCGTGATTTCCGGCGGCGCGGTTTCGGCGCTGATGGATACGACCAGCGGGGCGGCGGTGATGTGCCATCCGACCGGCACCATGGGCACGGCGACGCTGGATTTGCGCATCGACTATATGCGCCCTGCAACCCCGGGCCAGCGGATCACGGCACATGCCGAATGTTACCATGTCACCCGCACAGTGGCCTTTGTGCGCGCCACCGCCACGGACGAGGATACATCCCGCCCCGTGGCCACGGCCACCGGCACTTTTACCATCCAGCGCGAAGAGGGGGGCAAGAAATGA
- a CDS encoding MATE family efflux transporter has protein sequence MSDSQTGALTHSRVLKIAFPIVLSNATVPILGAVDTGVVGQLGQAAPIGAVGIGAIILGALYWFFGFLRMGTSGMAAQALGAGDRPEAAALLMRALLIGFAAGVGLILLQIPLMWAAFQVSPASGEVEALARSYMRIRIWSAPAAISLYGISGWLIANERTRSVLVLQFWVNGLNIGLDLWFVLGLDWGVQGVAIATFLAEWSGLVLGLWLCRSAFAGSAWRDKARIFNRDRLKQMAVVNTDIMLRSVLLQVIFISFLFFGADFGDVPLAANQVLLQFLFITAYALDGFAISAETLVGQALGAGNYTALRRSASLTSFWGLVTVTVLSLAFWVFGGDIIDLMTTAPDVRAEARVYLVYMIVAPVLGVASWMLDGIFIGATRTRDMRNMMALSFIVYAVSIAVLVPMFGNHGLWLSLLISFVARGVTLALKYPGLEAQAGK, from the coding sequence ATGAGTGACAGCCAGACAGGCGCGCTGACCCATTCCCGCGTCCTGAAGATTGCCTTTCCGATTGTGCTGTCCAACGCCACGGTGCCCATTCTGGGCGCGGTGGATACCGGCGTGGTCGGGCAGTTGGGGCAGGCCGCCCCGATTGGCGCGGTGGGGATCGGCGCGATTATTCTGGGCGCGCTTTACTGGTTTTTCGGGTTCCTGCGGATGGGCACTTCGGGCATGGCGGCGCAGGCATTGGGGGCGGGTGACCGGCCCGAAGCGGCTGCCCTGCTGATGCGGGCATTGCTGATCGGCTTTGCGGCCGGCGTTGGCCTTATCCTGTTGCAAATCCCGCTGATGTGGGCGGCGTTTCAGGTGTCGCCCGCCTCGGGCGAAGTCGAGGCTTTGGCGCGTTCCTATATGCGTATCCGTATCTGGTCGGCACCGGCGGCGATATCGTTATATGGCATCAGCGGCTGGCTGATCGCGAATGAAAGGACCCGTTCGGTTCTGGTGCTGCAATTCTGGGTGAACGGCTTGAACATCGGGTTGGATCTGTGGTTCGTGCTGGGCCTTGACTGGGGGGTGCAGGGCGTGGCCATCGCAACCTTTCTGGCAGAATGGAGCGGGCTGGTGTTGGGCCTTTGGCTGTGCCGCAGTGCTTTTGCCGGATCGGCATGGCGGGACAAGGCGCGGATTTTCAACCGTGACAGGCTGAAACAGATGGCGGTGGTGAATACCGACATTATGCTGCGTTCCGTGCTGTTGCAGGTGATTTTCATCTCGTTTCTGTTCTTTGGCGCAGATTTTGGCGATGTGCCACTGGCGGCCAATCAGGTGTTGTTGCAGTTCCTGTTCATCACCGCCTATGCGTTGGACGGCTTTGCGATATCTGCTGAAACGCTGGTGGGGCAAGCGTTGGGGGCCGGGAATTATACAGCATTGCGTCGCAGCGCATCCCTGACCAGTTTCTGGGGGCTGGTGACGGTCACTGTGCTGTCACTGGCATTTTGGGTATTCGGGGGGGACATCATAGATTTGATGACAACCGCGCCGGATGTAAGGGCCGAGGCCCGCGTGTATCTGGTCTATATGATTGTAGCACCCGTTCTGGGCGTTGCATCGTGGATGCTGGATGGCATTTTTATTGGCGCCACCCGCACTCGCGACATGCGCAATATGATGGCGCTGTCGTTTATCGTTTATGCGGTGTCGATCGCGGTGTTGGTGCCGATGTTCGGAAACCACGGGCTGTGGCTGTCCTTACTGATTTCCTTTGTCGCCCGCGGGGTGACGCTTGCATTGAAATATCCGGGGCTGGAGGCACAGGCAGGGAAATAG
- a CDS encoding SOS response-associated peptidase — translation MCGRFSLTLPVDAMAQMFAALPANNLPVTPNYNICPTNNISAVVRGEGRRLVSMRWGFVPQWYKTLTDGPLLINARGETLAEKPAFRDACRSRRCLIPATGFYEWSKGEGGARLPWYIYRDDGTPVVFAGIWQRRDKGDALLDSCAIVTTDANSEMATVHHRMPVILSPDQWGLWLGEEGKGAARLMQPAPDGVLRKHRVGVAVNSNKAQGPELIEPLEP, via the coding sequence ATGTGTGGACGATTTTCCCTGACCCTGCCGGTGGACGCGATGGCGCAGATGTTTGCGGCCCTGCCTGCGAACAATCTGCCCGTGACCCCGAACTACAACATTTGCCCGACGAACAACATTTCTGCCGTGGTCCGCGGTGAAGGGCGACGGCTGGTCTCGATGCGCTGGGGGTTTGTGCCGCAGTGGTATAAAACGCTCACCGATGGCCCGCTGCTGATCAACGCGCGGGGGGAAACGCTGGCCGAAAAACCCGCCTTTCGCGATGCCTGTCGCAGCCGCCGCTGCCTGATCCCCGCCACCGGCTTTTATGAATGGAGCAAAGGCGAGGGCGGGGCGCGTCTGCCGTGGTATATCTACCGTGATGATGGTACGCCGGTGGTGTTTGCCGGTATCTGGCAGCGCCGGGACAAGGGGGATGCCCTGCTGGACAGTTGCGCGATTGTCACCACGGATGCGAATAGTGAAATGGCGACGGTGCATCACCGGATGCCGGTGATCCTGTCGCCGGATCAATGGGGGCTGTGGCTGGGCGAGGAAGGCAAGGGGGCCGCGAGATTGATGCAGCCCGCCCCGGACGGGGTGTTGCGCAAGCATCGGGTCGGGGTTGCGGTGAATTCGAACAAGGCACAAGGGCCGGAGTTGATCGAGCCGCTAGAACCGTAA
- a CDS encoding MerR family transcriptional regulator, with translation MKDDDAMTIRQMCEEFGVTARTLRFYESKELLSPIREGQKRLYTNRERARLKLILRGKRFGLDLEKIRQILNLYDMGDKGQTQLIHSLEVARERYVELTQQRDELIQALEELDGLIKWGEREVKARRTKQTTAA, from the coding sequence ATGAAAGATGATGACGCAATGACAATTCGACAGATGTGTGAAGAATTCGGCGTAACCGCCCGCACATTACGCTTTTACGAGTCCAAAGAACTCCTTTCGCCTATCCGCGAAGGGCAAAAACGGCTGTATACCAACCGCGAACGCGCCCGATTGAAACTGATCCTGCGCGGCAAACGTTTTGGCCTTGATCTGGAGAAAATCCGCCAGATCCTGAACCTGTATGACATGGGTGACAAGGGCCAGACGCAACTGATACATTCGCTGGAAGTTGCCAGAGAACGCTATGTTGAATTGACCCAGCAGCGTGATGAATTAATACAGGCACTGGAGGAATTGGACGGATTGATCAAATGGGGTGAACGGGAAGTAAAGGCCCGACGCACCAAACAGACCACGGCCGCCTGA
- a CDS encoding dimethylarginine dimethylaminohydrolase family protein: protein MNQTYEFRHAVTRKPAASITEGLRAIDTGAPDLVRMQAAHNAYVATLRETGADAVELPPLPAYPDSVFVEDTALCLPQGAVLMRSGAASRAGEVAEMAPTLRRHYSEVRKIKGPGTIEGGDILVTPKEILVGLSDRTNQAGVDELAQLVQDWGYRVRSITVPRGVLHFKTDCSLLDGKTILSTPRLAASGCFDGYKVIHTADGEEAAANAIRFNQFVIMAAGFPDTAKRLRNAGYEVREIDNTECAKLDGGMSCLSLRF from the coding sequence ATGAACCAGACCTACGAATTCCGCCACGCCGTCACCCGCAAACCCGCCGCCAGCATTACCGAGGGGCTGCGCGCCATTGATACCGGCGCGCCCGATCTTGTGCGAATGCAGGCCGCCCATAACGCCTATGTCGCCACCCTGCGTGAAACCGGTGCCGATGCAGTAGAACTGCCGCCCCTGCCCGCCTATCCCGACAGTGTTTTCGTCGAGGACACCGCCCTGTGCCTGCCCCAAGGCGCAGTCCTGATGCGCTCGGGCGCGGCAAGCCGTGCGGGCGAAGTGGCCGAAATGGCCCCGACCTTGCGCCGTCACTATAGCGAGGTTCGCAAGATCAAAGGCCCGGGTACCATCGAGGGCGGGGATATTCTGGTCACGCCAAAGGAAATTCTGGTCGGCCTGTCGGATCGCACCAATCAGGCCGGTGTGGATGAACTGGCCCAACTGGTGCAGGACTGGGGCTATAGGGTGCGCAGCATCACCGTTCCCCGTGGTGTGCTGCACTTCAAAACCGATTGTTCCCTGCTGGATGGCAAAACCATCCTGTCCACCCCGCGCCTTGCCGCATCGGGGTGCTTTGACGGCTATAAAGTCATCCACACGGCAGACGGGGAAGAAGCCGCAGCCAATGCCATCCGCTTTAACCAATTCGTGATCATGGCCGCCGGTTTTCCCGACACCGCCAAACGCCTGCGTAATGCCGGTTACGAGGTGCGGGAAATCGACAATACGGAATGTGCCAAACTGGACGGCGGCATGTCCTGCTTGTCGTTACGGTTCTAG
- a CDS encoding MerR family transcriptional regulator produces MSDTQLSFKEMCAKFEVTPRTLRYYEYIELLSPEKEGRTRLYGPREVARMVLILRGRRFGFSLEEIRQWLEIYEQEGTKAQLETWVKMANRQLDALQEQRKQLDESISELEKLRDGATDELKHKK; encoded by the coding sequence ATGTCCGATACCCAACTAAGCTTCAAAGAGATGTGCGCGAAATTCGAGGTCACCCCGCGCACCTTGCGGTATTACGAATATATCGAGCTGCTAAGCCCCGAAAAGGAGGGCCGCACACGCCTCTATGGCCCGCGCGAAGTGGCCCGTATGGTGCTGATCCTGCGCGGCCGCCGGTTCGGTTTTTCACTGGAAGAGATTCGCCAGTGGCTGGAGATTTACGAGCAGGAAGGCACCAAGGCACAACTGGAAACCTGGGTGAAAATGGCCAACCGGCAACTGGATGCCCTGCAAGAGCAACGTAAACAACTGGACGAATCAATTTCCGAACTTGAAAAATTACGAGATGGCGCGACAGACGAGTTGAAGCATAAAAAATAG
- a CDS encoding PaaI family thioesterase: MSRSRPEPVQVIKQRRDAALTSLVDGVPYAKFLGISFDRRGDELTAVLPFDEKLIGNQMLPAIHGGVTAAFLEITAVIGLSWQMLWNDIESGDAGGDMTLPRMPKTIDFTIDYLRSGLPRDAYARARVNRSGRRYASVHVEGWQDNRQRLFAQATGHFLMPQRDE; encoded by the coding sequence ATGAGCCGATCCCGTCCCGAACCCGTACAAGTGATCAAACAGCGGCGCGATGCGGCGCTGACCTCGCTGGTTGACGGTGTGCCCTATGCGAAATTTCTTGGGATCAGTTTTGATCGGCGCGGGGATGAATTGACCGCCGTTCTGCCGTTTGATGAAAAACTGATCGGCAACCAGATGTTGCCAGCGATCCACGGCGGGGTGACAGCCGCCTTTCTGGAAATCACGGCGGTGATCGGCCTAAGCTGGCAAATGCTGTGGAACGACATCGAAAGCGGAGACGCGGGCGGGGATATGACCCTGCCACGGATGCCCAAGACGATTGATTTCACCATCGACTACCTGCGCAGCGGTCTGCCGCGCGATGCCTATGCGCGGGCGCGGGTGAACCGCTCGGGGCGGCGCTATGCCTCGGTGCATGTCGAGGGGTGGCAGGACAACCGCCAGCGCCTGTTTGCACAGGCCACGGGGCATTTCCTGATGCCGCAGCGGGATGAGTGA
- a CDS encoding bifunctional metallophosphatase/5'-nucleotidase, whose protein sequence is MTMRSKTTFRGLTAAILGGTAIAAATLAPAYAEESIKITILGVGDIYQFNGDGDAGGFARLNAVARAERAANPNTIYVFDGDMLSPSILSGFDKGQNTVELTNLVPFDIAVPGNHEFDFGVENFMEKMAASNYPWAAINITNGDGSPVEGLGGVMWKEIEGLKIALIPVAQDTTPEVTSSEDLKFAPTVESGVAAAKAARAEGADLVIGVVQTDMTNDRKLIASGAFDVILSGDDHSYGTSYDGRTAYVETSIDARFLSPIDLTVTIGESRGKRKVSWTPNFRFIDTANVEPDPESQALVVAFEKQLDDSLNVEIGATKGMLDSRRNVVRGEESAMGNLIADAIRDATGADIAIANGGGIRGDRTYDAGTVLTRRDILTELPFGNVTVVTELPGSQVLAALENGVSQVEKGAGRFPQVSGMTFVYDPSAPAGSRIVSVKVGGEDLDMDKTYKLATNDYILGGGDGYSALGGGRMLVDAANGNLMANDVIDYVLKNGGVTASVEGRIKTVGN, encoded by the coding sequence ATGACGATGCGTTCCAAAACCACCTTTCGCGGCCTGACGGCGGCCATTCTGGGCGGCACAGCGATTGCTGCGGCCACGCTGGCACCGGCCTATGCCGAAGAGTCGATCAAGATCACCATTCTGGGCGTTGGCGATATTTACCAGTTCAACGGTGATGGCGATGCCGGTGGCTTTGCCCGCCTGAACGCCGTGGCCCGGGCCGAACGTGCTGCCAACCCGAACACGATCTATGTGTTTGACGGCGATATGCTGTCGCCGTCCATCCTGTCGGGGTTTGACAAGGGGCAGAACACGGTTGAGCTGACCAATCTGGTGCCTTTTGACATTGCCGTGCCGGGCAACCATGAATTCGACTTCGGTGTTGAAAATTTCATGGAAAAGATGGCCGCCTCGAATTACCCTTGGGCCGCGATCAACATCACCAATGGCGACGGATCACCTGTCGAGGGCCTTGGCGGTGTGATGTGGAAGGAAATCGAGGGGCTGAAAATTGCCCTGATTCCGGTGGCGCAGGACACCACCCCCGAGGTGACAAGCTCGGAAGATCTGAAATTCGCACCCACCGTTGAAAGCGGTGTTGCCGCCGCAAAGGCCGCGCGGGCCGAAGGGGCCGATCTGGTGATTGGCGTGGTGCAGACCGACATGACCAATGACCGCAAGCTAATCGCCAGCGGCGCGTTTGACGTAATCCTGTCGGGTGATGACCATTCCTACGGCACCTCCTATGACGGGCGCACGGCCTATGTGGAAACCTCGATTGACGCGCGGTTCCTGTCGCCGATTGATCTGACCGTGACAATCGGGGAATCCCGCGGCAAACGCAAAGTTAGCTGGACCCCGAACTTCCGTTTTATCGACACGGCGAATGTCGAGCCTGATCCTGAATCGCAGGCGCTGGTTGTTGCGTTTGAAAAACAGCTGGACGACAGCCTGAATGTGGAAATCGGCGCAACCAAGGGGATGCTGGATTCGCGCCGCAATGTGGTGCGTGGCGAAGAATCCGCGATGGGCAACCTGATTGCCGATGCCATTCGGGATGCAACCGGCGCCGATATTGCCATTGCCAATGGCGGCGGCATCCGTGGCGACCGCACCTATGACGCGGGCACGGTTCTGACGCGGCGCGATATTCTGACAGAACTGCCCTTTGGCAACGTCACCGTTGTGACCGAACTGCCCGGCAGTCAGGTTCTGGCCGCGCTGGAAAACGGTGTCAGTCAGGTTGAAAAGGGGGCTGGCCGATTCCCGCAGGTTTCAGGCATGACGTTTGTCTATGATCCCAGCGCACCGGCCGGTTCGCGCATCGTTTCGGTAAAAGTCGGCGGCGAGGATCTGGATATGGACAAGACCTACAAACTGGCCACCAACGATTACATCCTTGGCGGTGGTGACGGTTACAGTGCGCTGGGCGGTGGCCGGATGCTGGTTGATGCGGCAAACGGCAATTTGATGGCCAATGACGTGATCGACTATGTGCTGAAGAACGGTGGCGTGACCGCCTCGGTCGAAGGCCGGATCAAAACCGTCGGCAACTAG